Proteins co-encoded in one Papaver somniferum cultivar HN1 chromosome 5, ASM357369v1, whole genome shotgun sequence genomic window:
- the LOC113283526 gene encoding uncharacterized protein LOC113283526 codes for MAKPTSATPFKIRESTRFYPYFKDCIGAMDGTHIPAMVEKRNAAVYRNRHGITSQNVLAVCNFDLEFIYVLSGWEGSSHDSKILNDAMTKRNRLKIPQECRSDEFPVEEEEDIHPSTLVNDDEILTQQTQEQQRQEANAWRKSIADD; via the exons atggctaagccaacaagtgcaactccatttaaaattcgtgagagtacacgattttatccttactttaaggattgcattggagctatggacggtacacatatcccagcaatggtagagaaaagaaatgcagccgtttatcggaatcgacatggaattacatctcaaaatgtgttagcggtttgcaacttcgacttggagttcatatacgtgctcagtggatgggaagggtcttctcatgattcgaaaatacttaacgacgcaatgacaaaaagaaatagactgaaaataccgcaag aatgccgttcagatgagtttccggtcgaggaagaggaagatatccatccatcaacgcttgtaaatgacgatgaaattttgacacaacaaactcaagaacaacaacgtcaagaagctaatgcatggagaaagagtatagcggatgat